The following nucleotide sequence is from Mesobacillus jeotgali.
AGTAGCAGTGGAACAGACTAACCTGGATGTCCACTTAAGACATCCAGGACGGGATAAAATAAGGAGGAGCCAGGAATGGAGATATTAAAAGTTTCAGCAAAATCTAATCCTAATTCTGTAGCTGGTGCGCTTGCTGGAGTACTGCGCGAAAGAGGAGGCGCAGAAATTCAGGCTATCGGGGCGGGTGCATTGAATCAGGCCGTTAAGGCAGTAGCGATCGCAAGAGGGTTCGTAGCACCTAGCGGCGTCGATTTAATTTGCATCCCGGCATTTACTGATATCCTGATTGATGGCGAAGA
It contains:
- the spoVS gene encoding stage V sporulation protein SpoVS, producing MEILKVSAKSNPNSVAGALAGVLRERGGAEIQAIGAGALNQAVKAVAIARGFVAPSGVDLICIPAFTDILIDGEERTAIKLIVEPR